The following proteins are encoded in a genomic region of Periophthalmus magnuspinnatus isolate fPerMag1 chromosome 10, fPerMag1.2.pri, whole genome shotgun sequence:
- the zdhhc5b gene encoding palmitoyltransferase ZDHHC5-B isoform X1, whose protein sequence is MPGFSGGGIGGGVGGPASAPPRPFRPSRYVPVSAATLFLVGSTTLFFCFTCPWLSEHVSSVVPIYVAVMFLFTLSNFCMATFMDPGIFPRAEEDEDKEDDFRAPLYKTVEVKGIQVRMKWCSTCRFYRPPRCSHCSVCDNCVEDFDHHCPWVNNCIGRRNYRYFFLFLLSLTTHIIDVFCFGLVYVLHHRHELDTPHSVVTMAVMCVAGLFFVPVAGLTGFHIVLVARGRTTNEQVTGKFRGGVNPFTNGCLRNITYVLCRSQAPRYLGRWHSPQELEIQPPFLRPSLTEAQLEAKVLDNGIQNDRHSSRSKSSLGPNESQSADAEPPPPPKPDFRYPGLPRADTEESSLLTDAPPTPSMFKYRPACNSPGRNHNTQQNKIIRGESLDSPSPTILQSSRHPSYRSEPSSLDGATVVGGGAGVRRGGGDRGEGPGGSGIPAGGVSGYSLTGRSYTSYPSSLVLSTGSHSSSIRSAHTAHNPLATLQSEGTTDTSYKSLANQTPRNGSLSYDSLLTPSESPEFESAAHELSPQKPHAPFHLTGVTLRGQSEMMSPGSPLQGYTSPFLSAQIAQQREGQLLQGSATFSSPHRAYLRAVSPTPPSSSGPPEAHPLIHRHRTPSTSSSSPGVRSLDPPVSPPPRSLSLAKSQPYSGESGHQPKPRPTGGTAGGHQAPLSSSRSVMTNHTSSKPGVKKVTGVGGTTYEISV, encoded by the exons ATGCCAGGCTTCAGTGGTGGGGGTATTGGGGGAGGGGTCGGAGGTCCTGCTTCAGCTCCTCCCCGTCCATTTCGTCCCAGCCGATATGTCCCCGTTTCAGCTGCCACTTTATTCCTTGTTGGGTCCACcactctcttcttctgttttaC GTGTCCATGGTTATCGGAACACGTATCTTCTGTTGTTCCCATCTATGTTGCTGTAATgtttctttttactctttccAACTTCTGCATGGCCACTTTTATGGATCCTGGCATTTTCCCCAGAG CGGAGGAAGATGAGGACAAAGAGGACGACTTCAGAGCACCACTCTATAAGACTGTTGAGGTAAAGGGCATTCAGGTTCGCATGAAATGGTGTTCAACATGCCGCTTTTATCGTCCTCCAAGATGCTCACATTGTTCAGTGTGTGACAACTGTGTTGAG GATTTTGATCACCACTGCCCTTGGGTTAACAACTGCATTGGACGACGAAActatagatatttttttctatttttgctgTCACTTACTACACATATCATAGATGTTTTTTGCTTCGGATTGGTTTACGTTTTACATCATCGCCATGAGCTGGATACACCACATTCAGTTGTCAC TATGGCTGTGATGTGTGTAGCTGGATTATTTTTTGTGCCAGTCGCAGGTTTGACTGGATTCCACATTGTTCTGGTGGCTCGTGGGAGAACTACAAACGAACAG gtgaCAGGGAAATTTCGAGGAGGCGTCAATCCTTTTACTAATGGCTGTTTGAGAAACATTACATATGTCCTGTGCAGATCTCAAGCCCCGAG ATATTTGGGTCGTTGGCATAGTCCTCAAGAATTGGAAATACAACCTCCTTTTCTTAGGCCATCTCTTACTGAAGCCCAACTAGAAGCTAAAGTCCTGGACAATGGCATACAGAATGACAGGCACAGCTCCCGG tcGAAAAGTAGTTTAGGTCCCAATGAAAGTCAATCAGCAGATGCCGAACCTCCGCCTCCTCCAAAACCTGATTTTCGGTATCCTGGCCTTCCTCGTGCAGACACCGAGG AGAGTAGTTTGTTGACTGACGCACCTCCCACTCCTTCAATGTTCAAGTATAGACCTGCATGCAACAGCCCAGGGAGGAATCACAATACTCAGCAAAACAAG ATAATTCGTGGTGAAAGTTTGGACTCTCCTTCTCCAACTATCCTCCAGTCCAGTCGTCATCCAAGCTACCGCTCTGAGCCCAGCAGCCTGGATGGGGCCACAGTGGTGGGGGGAGGTGCAGGTGTGCGcagagggggaggggacagAGGTGAGGGTCCTGGGGGCTCTGGCATCCCTGCTGGTGGGGTGTCTGGCTACTCTCTGACTGGGCGCTCCTACACCTCCTACCCATCATCTCTGGTCCTGTCCACCGGTTCTCACTCCTCCAGTATACGCTCCGCTCACACAGCGCACAACCCTCTTGCCACACTTCAGTCAGAAGGCACCACAGACACCAGCTACAAAAGCCTGGCAAATCAGACTCCTCGGAATGGCAGCCTATCCTACGACAGCCTGCTGACCCCTTCTGAGAGCCCGGAGTTTGAGTCTGCTGCCCATGAGCTGTCGCCACAGAAACCTCATGCTCcatttcatttgactggggtCACACTCAGAGGCCAGTCTGAGATGATGTCCCCTGGGAGTCCCCTACAGGGATACACATCACCTTTCCTCTCGGCTCAAATAGCCCAGCAGAGGGAAGGCCAGCTGCTCCAGGGCTCTGCCACTTTCTCCTCCCCCCACAGGGCTTACCTGCGTGCAGTCAGCCccacccctccctcttcctctgggCCTCCAGAAGCCCACCCACTAATCCATCGTCACCGTACGCCttccacctcttcctcttcgCCGGGGGTTCGTTCATTAGATCCTCCTGTGTCTCCACCGCCGCGCAGCCTCTCCCTCGCCAAGTCCCAGCCCTATAGTGGCGAGTCAGGGCATCAGCCCAAGCCTCGTCCCACTGGGGGCACTGCAGGAGGACATCAGGCTCCACT ATCCAGCTCCCGTTCGGTCATGACCAATCACACATCATCTAAGCCTGGAGTGAAGAAGGTCACAGGCGTTGGAGGGACCACCTATGAGATATCGGTTTAA
- the zdhhc5b gene encoding palmitoyltransferase ZDHHC5-B isoform X2 has product MPGFSGGGIGGGVGGPASAPPRPFRPSRYVPVSAATLFLVGSTTLFFCFTCPWLSEHVSSVVPIYVAVMFLFTLSNFCMATFMDPGIFPRAEEDEDKEDDFRAPLYKTVEVKGIQVRMKWCSTCRFYRPPRCSHCSVCDNCVEDFDHHCPWVNNCIGRRNYRYFFLFLLSLTTHIIDVFCFGLVYVLHHRHELDTPHSVVTMAVMCVAGLFFVPVAGLTGFHIVLVARGRTTNEQVTGKFRGGVNPFTNGCLRNITYVLCRSQAPRYLGRWHSPQELEIQPPFLRPSLTEAQLEAKVLDNGIQNDRHSSRSKSSLGPNESQSADAEPPPPPKPDFRYPGLPRADTEESSLLTDAPPTPSMFKYRPACNSPGRNHNTQQNKIIRGESLDSPSPTILQSSRHPSYRSEPSSLDGATVVGGGAGVRRGGGDRGEGPGGSGIPAGGVSGYSLTGRSYTSYPSSLVLSTGSHSSSIRSAHTAHNPLATLQSEGTTDTSYKSLANQTPRNGSLSYDSLLTPSESPEFESAAHELSPQKPHAPFHLTGVTLRGQSEMMSPGSPLQGYTSPFLSAQIAQQREGQLLQGSATFSSPHRAYLRAVSPTPPSSSGPPEAHPLIHRHRTPSTSSSSPGVRSLDPPVSPPPRSLSLAKSQPYSGESGHQPKPRPTGGTAGGHQAPLSRSVMTNHTSSKPGVKKVTGVGGTTYEISV; this is encoded by the exons ATGCCAGGCTTCAGTGGTGGGGGTATTGGGGGAGGGGTCGGAGGTCCTGCTTCAGCTCCTCCCCGTCCATTTCGTCCCAGCCGATATGTCCCCGTTTCAGCTGCCACTTTATTCCTTGTTGGGTCCACcactctcttcttctgttttaC GTGTCCATGGTTATCGGAACACGTATCTTCTGTTGTTCCCATCTATGTTGCTGTAATgtttctttttactctttccAACTTCTGCATGGCCACTTTTATGGATCCTGGCATTTTCCCCAGAG CGGAGGAAGATGAGGACAAAGAGGACGACTTCAGAGCACCACTCTATAAGACTGTTGAGGTAAAGGGCATTCAGGTTCGCATGAAATGGTGTTCAACATGCCGCTTTTATCGTCCTCCAAGATGCTCACATTGTTCAGTGTGTGACAACTGTGTTGAG GATTTTGATCACCACTGCCCTTGGGTTAACAACTGCATTGGACGACGAAActatagatatttttttctatttttgctgTCACTTACTACACATATCATAGATGTTTTTTGCTTCGGATTGGTTTACGTTTTACATCATCGCCATGAGCTGGATACACCACATTCAGTTGTCAC TATGGCTGTGATGTGTGTAGCTGGATTATTTTTTGTGCCAGTCGCAGGTTTGACTGGATTCCACATTGTTCTGGTGGCTCGTGGGAGAACTACAAACGAACAG gtgaCAGGGAAATTTCGAGGAGGCGTCAATCCTTTTACTAATGGCTGTTTGAGAAACATTACATATGTCCTGTGCAGATCTCAAGCCCCGAG ATATTTGGGTCGTTGGCATAGTCCTCAAGAATTGGAAATACAACCTCCTTTTCTTAGGCCATCTCTTACTGAAGCCCAACTAGAAGCTAAAGTCCTGGACAATGGCATACAGAATGACAGGCACAGCTCCCGG tcGAAAAGTAGTTTAGGTCCCAATGAAAGTCAATCAGCAGATGCCGAACCTCCGCCTCCTCCAAAACCTGATTTTCGGTATCCTGGCCTTCCTCGTGCAGACACCGAGG AGAGTAGTTTGTTGACTGACGCACCTCCCACTCCTTCAATGTTCAAGTATAGACCTGCATGCAACAGCCCAGGGAGGAATCACAATACTCAGCAAAACAAG ATAATTCGTGGTGAAAGTTTGGACTCTCCTTCTCCAACTATCCTCCAGTCCAGTCGTCATCCAAGCTACCGCTCTGAGCCCAGCAGCCTGGATGGGGCCACAGTGGTGGGGGGAGGTGCAGGTGTGCGcagagggggaggggacagAGGTGAGGGTCCTGGGGGCTCTGGCATCCCTGCTGGTGGGGTGTCTGGCTACTCTCTGACTGGGCGCTCCTACACCTCCTACCCATCATCTCTGGTCCTGTCCACCGGTTCTCACTCCTCCAGTATACGCTCCGCTCACACAGCGCACAACCCTCTTGCCACACTTCAGTCAGAAGGCACCACAGACACCAGCTACAAAAGCCTGGCAAATCAGACTCCTCGGAATGGCAGCCTATCCTACGACAGCCTGCTGACCCCTTCTGAGAGCCCGGAGTTTGAGTCTGCTGCCCATGAGCTGTCGCCACAGAAACCTCATGCTCcatttcatttgactggggtCACACTCAGAGGCCAGTCTGAGATGATGTCCCCTGGGAGTCCCCTACAGGGATACACATCACCTTTCCTCTCGGCTCAAATAGCCCAGCAGAGGGAAGGCCAGCTGCTCCAGGGCTCTGCCACTTTCTCCTCCCCCCACAGGGCTTACCTGCGTGCAGTCAGCCccacccctccctcttcctctgggCCTCCAGAAGCCCACCCACTAATCCATCGTCACCGTACGCCttccacctcttcctcttcgCCGGGGGTTCGTTCATTAGATCCTCCTGTGTCTCCACCGCCGCGCAGCCTCTCCCTCGCCAAGTCCCAGCCCTATAGTGGCGAGTCAGGGCATCAGCCCAAGCCTCGTCCCACTGGGGGCACTGCAGGAGGACATCAGGCTCCACT CTCCCGTTCGGTCATGACCAATCACACATCATCTAAGCCTGGAGTGAAGAAGGTCACAGGCGTTGGAGGGACCACCTATGAGATATCGGTTTAA
- the tmx2a gene encoding thioredoxin-related transmembrane protein 2-A codes for MGLITGIFAFLYHFPQIYKWLLKPYYIISFLMTVAFLAVRKAPGLCEHLASQREDGNSCDFDWREWEILMFLCAIVMMKNRRAITLEQHIGNIFLFSKVANVILFFRLDIRLGILYVVLCLVFVMTCKPPLYMGPEYIKYFSDKTIDEELQHDGRVTWIIEFYANWSSDCQSFAPVFADLSLKYNCAGLRFGKVDIGRYGEVSQKYRVSTSPLAKQLPTLVLYQGGREIMRRPMVDNKGRAVSWTFNEENIIREFNLNEIFQKSKKLNKSRGLKEDGPNGFEPEEDSNEFETENQTESSESKKDK; via the exons ATGGGCCTAATCACGGGaatttttgcttttctttacCATTTTCCACAGATTTACAAATGGCTCCTCAAACCGTATTATATCATCTCGTTTCTTATGACCGTTGCATTTCTTGCTGTGCGAAAAGCGCCTGGACTTTGCGAACACTTGGCTTCACAACGAGAAGACGGCAACTCCTGCGACTTTGACTGG AGAGAATGGGAGATTCTAATGTTCCTTTGTGCCATTGTGATGATGAAAAACAGGAGAGCCA ttacTCTGGAGCAGCACATTGGAAACATTTTCCTCTTCAGCAAAGTggcaaatgtgattttattcttcAGACTCGACATTCGACTCGGGATCCTTTACGTCGTACTCTGTCTTG TGTTTGTGATGACCTGTAAGCCACCTCTCTACATGGGACCAGAATATATTAAATACTTCAGTGACAAGACCATAGAT GAGGAGCTTCAGCACGATGGTCGTGTCACATGGATTATTGAATTCTATGCAAACTGGTCATCCGACTGCCAGTCATTTGCTCCTGTTTTTGCCGATCTTTCCCTCAA ATACAACTGTGCTGGACTTCGGTTTGGCAAAGTGGACATTGGACGCTATGGAGAAGTTTCTCAAAA GTACAGGGTTAGCACATCACCGCTGGCAAAGCAGCTTCCAACACTGGTGCTTTACCAAGGAGGTCGGGAGATCATGAGACGCCCAATGGTTGACAACAAAGGAAGAGCTGTATCTTGGACTTTTAAtgag GAAAACATTATCAGGGAATTTAACCTAAATGAGATCTTCCAAAAATCCAAAAAGCTTAACAAAAGTCGTGGGTTGAAAGAAGATGGACCAAACGGTTTTGAGCCAGAAGAGGACAGTAATGAGTTTGAAACAGAAAACCAAACTGAGAGTTCAGAGAGCAAGAAGGACAAGTGA
- the si:dkey-6i22.5 gene encoding polyamine-modulated factor 1, with protein sequence MEQKEDDFSKETENEASMNQKSSKAQKTSSKKSKSKTESNTTPDEGAQARFSRIKLFEKVMKKSLENFIELASFNRFTSTFRPLYKRNPQRMENIYKQFIEELQRAIQNDITRLLEEGRLESKLNELDKLEDAAKDKTDPAWRPSGVPEQDLCSFLMPYYQKQEAYMRLELKKIQAENASLAEKVLAGRELLSQTEHRISATVEDWKVSVTEFEKLASALSTNVVDV encoded by the exons ATGGAGCAAAAAGAAGACGATTTCAGCAAAGAGACTGAGAATGAAGCTTCAATGAATCAGAAATCAAGTAAAGCGCAAAAAACGTCAAGTAAAAAGTCTAAATCTAAAACCGAGAGTAACACGACACCGGACGAAGGAGCACAGGCTCGATTTAGCCGAATCAAACTCTTCGAAAAAGTGATGAAGAAAAGTTTAGAGAATTTTATTGAGCTTGCCAG TTTCAACAGATTCACCAGCACCTTTCGGCCTCTTTACAAGAGAAACCCACAGCGTATGGAAAACATTTATAAGCAGTTTATAGAAGAACTGCAGAGAGCTATTCAG AATGACATTACCAGATTATTAGAAGAAGGACGCTTGGAGAGTAAACTCAATGAACTGGATAAACTAGAGGATGCTGCCAAGGATAAAACGGATCCTGCATG GCGTCCCTCTGGAGTACCTGAACAGGACctttgcagttttctaatgccaTACTATCAAAAACAGGAGGCCTACATGCGACTAGAGCTTAAAAAAATCCAAGCTGAAAATGCTTCCCTCGCAGAAAAAGTACTGGCAGGGAGAGAGCTGCTTTCTCAGACTGAGCACCGCATTTCAGCAACTGTGGAAGACTGGAAG GTATCTGTGACAGAATTTGAAAAACTGGCATCTGCCCTCAGTACCAATGTTGTTGATGTGTGA